A single Candoia aspera isolate rCanAsp1 chromosome 7, rCanAsp1.hap2, whole genome shotgun sequence DNA region contains:
- the ERGIC2 gene encoding endoplasmic reticulum-Golgi intermediate compartment protein 2 has protein sequence MRRLNRKKTLNLVKELDAFPKVPESYIETSASGGTVSLIAFTTMALLTIMEFTVYRDTWMKYEYEVDKDFTSKLRINIDITVAMKCQHIGADVLDLAETMVAAADGLVYEPVIFELSPMQREWQRMLQNIQTRLQEEHSLQDVIFKSAFKSASTALPPREDKPVQSADACRIHGHLYVNKVAGNFHVTVGKAIPHPRGHAHLAALVSHESYNFSHRIDHLSFGELIPGIINPLDGTEKIASDHNQMFQYFVTVVPTKLQTHKISAETHQFSVTERERVINHAAGSHGVSGIFMKYDISSLMVTVTEENMPFWQFLVRLCGIVGGIFSTTGILHNIGRFIVEIICCRFRLGSYKSTSVQLQDGHLNNHIPLMTDNATH, from the exons ATGAGGCGACTGAATCGGAAGAAGACTTTGAATTTAGTGAAAGAGTTGGATGCCTTTCCAAAGGTTCCAGAAAGCTACATAGAGACTTCAGCAAGTGGAGGAACAG tttCTCTAATAGCTTTTACAACTATGGCTCTCTTAACCATAATGGAGTTTACGGTATATCGAGATACCTGGATGAAATATGAGTATGAAGTAGATAAGGATTTTACTAG TAAATTAAGAATAAATATAGACATTACAGTTGCAATGAAGTGTCAAC ACATTGGTGCTGATGTCCTGGATTTGGCAGAAACAATGGTTGCTGCGGCAGATGGGTTAGTCTATGAACCA gtaATATTTGAACTCAGTCCCATGCAAAGAGAGTGGCAAAG gatgctgcaaaatattcAGACTCGGCTGCAGGAGGAACATTCTCTGCAAGACGTAATATTCAAAAGTGCTTTTAAAAGTGCTTCGACGGCACTGCCACCAAG GGAAGACAAGCCTGTACAGTCTGCAGATGCCTGCAGAATTCATGGGCATCTCTATGTGAATAAAGTAGCAGGCAACTTCCACGTTACAGTGGGCAA ggcAATTCCCCACCCAAGGGGCCATGCTCATTTGGCAGCCCTTGTGAGTCATGAAT CATACAACTTCTCCCATAGGATAGATCACTTGTCCTTTGGAGAGCTCATCCCAGGGATTATTAATCCTTTAGATGGTACTGAAAAGATTGCATCAGATC ACAATCAGATGTTCCAGTACTTTGTTACAGTTGTGCCAACAAAACTTCAAACACACAAAATTTCAGCAGAAACTCATCAGTTTTCAGTAACAGAAAGG GAACGTGTGATCAACCATGCAGCCGGAAGTCATGGGGTTTCTGGAATTTTCATGAAATATGATATCAGTTCCCTTATGGTGACGGTGACCGAGGAAAACATGCCCTTCTGGCAGTTTTTAGTGAGACTCTGTGGTATAGTTGGAGGAATTTTTTCTACTACAG GCATTTTACACAACATTGGAAGATTCATAGTGGAAATTATCTGCTGCCGTTTCAGACTGGGGTCTTATAAATCTACATCT GTCCAGCTTCAAGATGGCCACCTAAACAACCACATACCTCTAATGACGGACAATGCTACACATTAG